Proteins encoded in a region of the Schaalia hyovaginalis genome:
- a CDS encoding GuaB1 family IMP dehydrogenase-related protein, with amino-acid sequence MKFLNGLEPNFDLTYDDVFMVPSRSGVGSRNAVDLSTDDASGTTIPLVVANMTAIAGKRMAETVARRGGLVIIPQDIPEDVVLATVAEVKSRHLVYDTPVTVKPHHTCGYALGLLPKRSHGAAVVVDPETNVPVGLVDESDVTDVDRFTQVREVMSTKLLTIAEGTDPREAFDTLKAEHRELAPVVDAEGGLVGLLTRKSAVRSTIYRPAVDASGSLRIGAAIGMNGDPAGRAARLVAAGVDVIVVDTAHGHQDRMLDAVRAVRDALPEGFPIVAGNVVAAPGVADLVEAGASIVKVGVGPGAMCTTRMQTGVGRPQFSAVLECSAEAARLGAHVWADGGVRHPRDVALALAAGASNVMIGSWFAGTYESPGDLRYDAHGRAYKESFGMASKRAVRRRTEGESDFDRARKALFEEGISVARMFIDPERPGVEDLIDQIVSGVRSSFTYAGARTIAEFRERAIVGLQSASGYREGAPVPQSW; translated from the coding sequence GTGAAATTCCTCAACGGCCTCGAGCCCAATTTCGATCTGACCTACGACGACGTCTTCATGGTGCCCTCGCGCTCCGGCGTCGGCTCCCGCAACGCGGTCGACCTGTCGACCGATGACGCTTCGGGGACGACGATCCCCCTGGTCGTCGCGAACATGACGGCGATCGCCGGCAAGCGCATGGCTGAGACCGTCGCCCGACGCGGCGGACTCGTCATCATCCCGCAGGACATCCCCGAGGACGTGGTCCTCGCGACCGTCGCCGAAGTGAAGTCGCGTCACCTCGTCTACGACACCCCGGTCACCGTCAAACCGCATCACACCTGCGGTTACGCTCTCGGCCTTCTGCCGAAGCGATCCCATGGAGCCGCGGTCGTGGTCGACCCGGAGACGAACGTCCCCGTCGGCCTCGTCGATGAATCCGATGTCACCGATGTCGACCGTTTCACGCAGGTCCGCGAGGTGATGTCGACGAAGCTCCTCACCATCGCCGAGGGCACCGATCCCCGCGAGGCCTTCGACACCCTCAAGGCCGAGCATCGTGAGCTCGCGCCCGTCGTCGATGCCGAGGGCGGGCTCGTCGGCCTCCTCACCCGCAAGTCCGCGGTCCGTTCGACGATCTACCGGCCTGCGGTCGACGCTTCGGGCAGCCTGAGGATCGGCGCGGCGATCGGCATGAACGGCGACCCGGCCGGGCGCGCGGCCCGCCTCGTCGCCGCCGGCGTCGACGTCATCGTGGTCGATACGGCTCACGGCCACCAGGACAGGATGCTCGACGCGGTCCGCGCGGTCCGTGACGCCCTGCCCGAGGGCTTCCCGATCGTCGCGGGCAATGTCGTCGCCGCTCCGGGCGTGGCGGACCTCGTGGAGGCGGGCGCCTCGATCGTCAAGGTCGGCGTCGGTCCGGGCGCGATGTGCACGACCCGCATGCAGACCGGCGTCGGCCGTCCTCAGTTCTCGGCGGTCCTCGAGTGCTCCGCCGAGGCCGCCAGGCTCGGCGCGCACGTGTGGGCGGACGGCGGAGTGCGCCACCCGCGCGATGTCGCCCTGGCGCTGGCCGCGGGAGCCTCGAACGTCATGATCGGCTCCTGGTTCGCCGGGACCTACGAGTCCCCCGGCGATCTGCGCTACGACGCGCACGGCCGCGCCTACAAGGAATCCTTCGGCATGGCCTCCAAGCGCGCGGTGAGGCGGCGCACCGAGGGCGAATCCGACTTCGACCGGGCCCGCAAGGCCCTGTTCGAAGAGGGGATCTCGGTGGCGCGCATGTTCATCGATCCGGAGCGCCCGGGCGTCGAGGACCTCATCGATCAGATCGTCTCGGGCGTGCGCTCCTCCTTCACCTACGCGGGTGCGAGGACGATCGCCGAGTTCCGCGAGCGGGCGATCGTCGGCCTCCAGTCGGCGTCCGGCTACCGCGAGGGCGCTCCGGTCCCGCAGTCCTGGTGA
- a CDS encoding siderophore-interacting protein → MGHEPFRFFRVRVVGIVDLTPSIRRMVFAGGDLDAFADPGRDQRIKLLLPAAEGGYEHLPSGPDWYREYRALPERRRGAMRTYTTRAVTGPAGARRVVVDMIRHGPLGPASAWCESARVGDEAVLLGPNAFFEGEPGGVDFVPPARTDAYLLGGDETAAPAIARILEELPAEARGIAVVEMPTEGDLDYLPGHPGIEVRALARGSAPRGEGLVAGVECAAAELLPVGIPGEVEEIDIDSEILWEVPRTAKGGAALKSTSLYAWLAAEASSVKAMRRHLVADRGIDRRSVAFMGYWREGRSED, encoded by the coding sequence ATGGGGCACGAGCCCTTCCGCTTCTTCCGCGTCCGCGTCGTCGGCATCGTCGACCTCACCCCTTCGATCCGACGGATGGTCTTCGCGGGCGGCGATCTCGACGCCTTCGCTGATCCTGGCCGTGACCAGCGGATCAAACTCCTACTCCCGGCCGCCGAGGGCGGCTACGAGCATCTCCCGAGCGGGCCCGACTGGTACCGCGAGTACCGGGCGCTCCCGGAGCGCCGGCGAGGCGCCATGCGGACCTACACGACGCGGGCGGTGACCGGCCCCGCGGGTGCCAGGCGCGTCGTCGTCGACATGATCCGTCACGGGCCGCTCGGTCCGGCCTCCGCGTGGTGCGAATCCGCGCGCGTCGGGGATGAGGCCGTTCTCCTCGGGCCGAACGCCTTCTTCGAGGGCGAGCCGGGCGGCGTCGACTTCGTCCCGCCGGCCCGGACCGATGCTTACCTCCTCGGCGGCGATGAGACCGCCGCGCCCGCGATCGCGCGGATCCTCGAGGAGCTCCCCGCCGAGGCGAGGGGGATCGCCGTCGTCGAGATGCCGACCGAGGGCGATCTCGACTATCTGCCCGGCCATCCCGGCATCGAGGTCCGCGCACTCGCGCGCGGCTCGGCGCCCAGAGGCGAGGGGCTCGTCGCCGGCGTCGAGTGCGCCGCCGCCGAGCTCCTGCCCGTCGGCATCCCCGGTGAAGTCGAAGAGATCGATATTGATTCCGAGATCCTCTGGGAGGTCCCGCGCACTGCGAAGGGCGGAGCGGCCCTCAAATCGACGAGTCTGTACGCCTGGCTCGCCGCTGAGGCCTCCTCGGTCAAGGCGATGCGCCGCCACCTCGTCGCCGACCGGGGCATCGACCGGAGGAGCGTCGCCTTCATGGGCTACTGGCGCGAGGGGCGCTCCGAAGACTGA
- a CDS encoding ABC transporter ATP-binding protein, translating to MIALRAPSAPSSSGGRPALAAPEDRAPDLGGEDRATPRELAARALVAGYGSREVVHGVDLEIATGRITAIIGANASGKSTLLKTAARVLPPLDGAVLLDGEEISSLPTRELATRLGLLPQHPLAPEGIAVADLVARGRHPHEGIFGRRSSADERIVEEALLATRTADLADRAVDELSGGQRQRVWIAMALAQRTDILLLDEPTTYLDLAHQIEVLDLLVDLNASRGTTIVMVLHDLNLAARYADVLVAMKDGRIVADGAPAEILDEALVREVFALDSRVVADPVSGGPLIVPIGRHRATMGIGASAGMGI from the coding sequence ATGATCGCCCTGCGCGCCCCGTCCGCTCCCTCCTCCTCGGGCGGCCGCCCCGCCCTCGCCGCCCCCGAGGATCGCGCGCCCGACCTCGGAGGTGAAGACCGGGCGACCCCGCGTGAACTCGCTGCCCGCGCCCTCGTCGCCGGATACGGGAGCCGCGAGGTCGTCCACGGCGTCGACCTCGAGATCGCCACCGGTCGTATCACCGCGATCATCGGGGCGAACGCCTCGGGGAAATCGACCCTCCTCAAGACCGCAGCCCGGGTCCTCCCGCCCCTCGACGGCGCGGTCCTCCTCGACGGGGAGGAGATCTCCTCCCTCCCGACGCGTGAACTCGCCACACGGCTCGGGCTGCTCCCCCAGCACCCCCTCGCGCCCGAGGGGATCGCCGTCGCCGACCTCGTCGCCCGAGGACGCCACCCCCACGAGGGGATCTTCGGCAGGCGCAGCTCCGCCGACGAGCGCATCGTCGAGGAGGCCCTCCTCGCGACGCGGACCGCCGATCTCGCCGACCGGGCCGTCGACGAGCTCTCCGGCGGTCAGCGCCAGCGCGTGTGGATCGCGATGGCCCTCGCCCAGCGCACAGACATCCTCCTCCTCGACGAGCCGACGACCTACCTCGACCTCGCCCACCAGATCGAAGTCCTCGACCTCCTCGTCGACCTCAACGCCTCGCGCGGCACGACGATCGTCATGGTCCTCCACGATCTCAACCTCGCCGCCCGCTACGCCGACGTCCTCGTCGCGATGAAGGACGGGCGGATCGTCGCCGACGGCGCTCCCGCCGAGATCCTCGACGAAGCGCTCGTCCGCGAGGTCTTCGCCCTCGACTCCCGCGTCGTCGCCGACCCCGTGTCCGGAGGGCCGCTCATCGTCCCGATCGGGCGGCATCGTGCGACGATGGGGATCGGGGCGTCGGCGGGAATGGGGATCTGA
- a CDS encoding FecCD family ABC transporter permease — protein MNAAVLEARTGAQDAPDEAPAPLADSIRAGRARREARRRRVGTALLIALLVLAAVDLAWGDRWYAVTEVFAVLTGRDAPGAAFAIGELRLPRVLIALLAGAALGIGGRASQTMLRNQLASPDVIGVTSGSSAAAVVAILLWGWSGIVVNLFALGVGLGVALAILALAGRDGSQGGRIVLIGIGASAMFTAVTNYVQLRAKVQDLPEAMRWLSGSLASASWDQAPLLGGALLLLGVPLILLGRELELLRLGDDTAIGLGVDVPRSRLLVLLAVVGLSSFAAATTGPIAFVAFLAGPITARLVGPNDSALLIESGLVGAALVLAADIAGQHLFWSVLPVGVVTGIIGAPALLLQIIALNRKGGLA, from the coding sequence ATGAACGCCGCAGTCCTCGAGGCCCGTACCGGAGCGCAGGACGCGCCGGACGAGGCGCCCGCGCCCCTCGCCGACTCCATCCGCGCCGGACGCGCCCGCCGCGAGGCGCGCCGCCGCCGAGTCGGCACTGCGCTCCTCATCGCCCTCCTCGTCCTCGCCGCCGTCGACCTGGCCTGGGGCGACCGCTGGTACGCGGTCACGGAGGTCTTCGCCGTTCTCACAGGGCGTGACGCCCCGGGAGCCGCCTTCGCGATCGGGGAGCTGCGACTCCCGCGCGTCCTCATCGCCCTCCTCGCCGGAGCCGCCCTCGGCATCGGCGGGCGCGCCTCCCAGACGATGCTCCGCAACCAACTTGCGAGCCCCGACGTCATCGGCGTGACGAGCGGCTCGAGCGCCGCGGCCGTCGTCGCGATCCTCCTGTGGGGCTGGTCCGGCATCGTCGTCAACCTCTTCGCCCTCGGCGTCGGGCTCGGCGTCGCCCTCGCGATCCTCGCCCTCGCCGGACGCGACGGCTCCCAGGGCGGCCGCATCGTCCTCATCGGCATCGGCGCCTCCGCGATGTTCACCGCCGTGACGAACTACGTCCAGCTCCGTGCGAAGGTTCAGGACCTCCCCGAGGCGATGCGCTGGCTCTCGGGCTCGCTCGCCTCCGCCTCCTGGGATCAGGCGCCGCTCCTGGGCGGCGCGCTCCTCCTCCTCGGCGTCCCGCTCATCCTGCTCGGACGCGAGCTCGAACTCCTCCGCCTCGGCGATGACACGGCGATCGGACTCGGTGTCGACGTCCCCAGGTCCAGGCTCCTCGTCCTCCTCGCCGTCGTCGGCCTCTCCTCTTTCGCCGCCGCGACGACCGGGCCAATCGCCTTCGTCGCCTTCCTAGCCGGACCGATTACGGCGCGGCTCGTCGGACCGAACGACTCGGCCCTCCTCATAGAATCCGGCCTCGTCGGCGCCGCCCTCGTCCTCGCCGCCGACATCGCCGGGCAGCACCTCTTCTGGAGCGTCCTGCCCGTCGGCGTCGTCACCGGCATCATCGGAGCCCCGGCGCTCCTCCTCCAGATCATCGCCCTCAACCGGAAAGGAGGACTCGCATGA
- a CDS encoding FecCD family ABC transporter permease, whose amino-acid sequence MAHSRRNRIGVGALAALGLGLVLLGAAASLAFGARAVRPDEILAGITGTSQEIGALAVRERIPRTVIALLVGAALAVSGALLQSLTRNPIADPGVLGVNSGSALAVVIGIAFLGAHRLSDYLLLALLGGLLAALLVHAISTIGPGGSTPLSLALAGVATSAAMSSLVSAIMLPRAQGLEAFRFWQVGSLGRGTWSAIMTIAPLLVLGAFLVLLLARPLDLLALGDEAATGLGVRVGATKAGAGFAAVLLAASVTALAGPISFVGLMVPHALRPFTGARHLPLLGLSALGGAALLLFADVAGRILIAPSEIPVGVITAFIGAPILVLVVRRAKAVAR is encoded by the coding sequence ATGGCGCATTCGCGCCGAAACCGCATCGGGGTCGGCGCCCTCGCGGCGCTCGGCCTCGGCCTCGTCCTCCTCGGCGCCGCTGCTTCCCTCGCCTTCGGCGCGAGAGCGGTGAGGCCCGACGAAATCCTCGCCGGCATTACCGGAACCTCTCAGGAGATCGGCGCCCTCGCCGTCCGCGAGCGGATCCCCCGGACCGTCATCGCCCTCCTCGTCGGCGCCGCCCTCGCCGTGTCCGGAGCGCTCCTCCAATCGCTCACGCGCAATCCCATCGCCGACCCGGGCGTCCTCGGCGTGAACTCCGGATCCGCGCTCGCCGTCGTCATCGGCATCGCCTTCCTCGGCGCCCACCGCCTCTCGGACTACCTGCTCCTCGCCCTCCTCGGAGGCCTGCTCGCTGCCCTCCTCGTCCATGCGATCAGCACGATCGGGCCGGGCGGCTCCACTCCGCTCTCCCTCGCGCTCGCCGGAGTCGCGACCTCGGCTGCGATGTCCTCCCTCGTCTCGGCGATCATGCTGCCGCGCGCCCAAGGACTCGAGGCCTTCCGCTTCTGGCAGGTCGGATCCCTTGGACGCGGGACATGGTCCGCGATCATGACGATCGCGCCCCTCCTCGTCCTCGGGGCCTTCCTCGTCCTCCTCCTGGCCCGCCCGCTCGACCTCCTGGCACTCGGCGATGAGGCCGCGACTGGGCTCGGCGTCCGCGTCGGCGCGACGAAGGCCGGAGCCGGCTTCGCCGCCGTCCTCCTCGCCGCCTCCGTCACCGCCCTCGCAGGACCGATCTCCTTCGTCGGACTCATGGTCCCCCACGCGTTGCGCCCCTTCACCGGGGCCCGTCACCTCCCCCTCCTCGGCCTGTCCGCGCTCGGCGGCGCCGCCCTCCTCCTCTTCGCCGATGTCGCCGGGCGCATCCTCATCGCCCCCTCGGAGATCCCGGTCGGAGTCATCACCGCTTTCATCGGAGCGCCGATCCTCGTCCTCGTCGTCCGCCGCGCGAAGGCGGTCGCCCGATGA
- a CDS encoding iron-siderophore ABC transporter substrate-binding protein, with protein sequence MRRHRLIAAAGAALVVGLLGACSSGASESAGAESAAPGTGAAVIEHAFGETVVPQKVERVATIGWANQDVALALGVVPVGFAAQTWGVEDGSGMLAWTKEKVDELGGAPVLFDETDGIDFEAVAATDPDIILAAYSGLTQEDYDTLTKIAPTIAYPSVAWGTPWRDFIRMDAAGMNKAAEGETLVNGLEERISRALAAHPEIKGKSAAFFYGSTSDLSQIGYYTTTDPRTAFLADLGLAVPGSVKSASEADPSSFYVQVSAENADALSDVDLIVMYGEESDLATYQADPLIGKIPAIAKGAVVFVGNSSFAASTNPGPLSIPWGIDDYVAKIAEAAGKLA encoded by the coding sequence ATGCGACGTCATCGTCTCATCGCGGCCGCCGGAGCCGCCCTCGTCGTCGGGCTCCTCGGAGCATGCTCCTCCGGGGCCTCCGAATCCGCGGGCGCCGAATCCGCGGCCCCCGGTACCGGCGCGGCAGTCATCGAGCACGCATTCGGCGAGACCGTCGTCCCGCAGAAGGTCGAGCGAGTCGCGACCATCGGCTGGGCGAACCAGGACGTCGCCCTCGCCCTCGGCGTCGTCCCCGTCGGCTTCGCCGCCCAGACCTGGGGCGTCGAGGACGGATCCGGCATGCTGGCCTGGACGAAGGAGAAGGTCGACGAACTCGGCGGTGCCCCCGTCCTCTTCGACGAGACCGACGGGATCGACTTCGAAGCCGTCGCCGCGACCGACCCCGACATCATCCTCGCCGCCTACTCCGGCCTCACCCAGGAGGACTACGACACCCTGACGAAGATCGCGCCGACCATCGCCTACCCGAGCGTCGCCTGGGGCACCCCTTGGCGCGACTTCATCCGCATGGACGCAGCCGGCATGAACAAGGCCGCCGAAGGCGAGACTCTCGTGAACGGACTCGAGGAGCGGATCTCCCGTGCGCTTGCAGCGCACCCCGAGATCAAGGGCAAGTCGGCCGCCTTCTTCTACGGATCGACGAGCGACCTCTCCCAGATCGGCTACTACACGACCACCGACCCGCGCACGGCCTTCCTCGCCGACCTCGGCCTCGCTGTCCCCGGGTCCGTGAAGAGCGCCTCCGAGGCCGATCCGAGCTCCTTCTACGTCCAGGTCTCCGCCGAGAACGCCGACGCCCTGTCCGACGTCGACCTTATCGTCATGTACGGCGAGGAGTCCGACCTCGCGACCTACCAGGCCGACCCCCTCATCGGGAAGATCCCCGCCATCGCGAAGGGCGCCGTCGTCTTCGTCGGCAACTCCTCCTTCGCCGCCTCGACGAACCCCGGGCCGCTCTCGATCCCGTGGGGCATCGACGACTACGTCGCGAAGATCGCCGAAGCCGCGGGCAAGCTCGCGTGA
- the hemQ gene encoding hydrogen peroxide-dependent heme synthase, which yields MGNYVHDPRDAENVDIDAINNGFHYGLTSVFATAVPLPSDEAERSALVADTLAAIEVEGVELRGTYDIAGFRADADLLVWWLSDDPAAIQKAYRALLASPLGDYLDPIWSVMGQHTPAEFNRGHVPACFAGVAPRDWITVYPFVRSYDWYLLPAEERSRIMSEHGRNGFSQYPDVKGSTLSSFGMSDYEWILAFEADSLDRLEGVLHAQRYTEARLHVRVDTPFFTGRRVPLAEWASVQPLA from the coding sequence ATGGGCAACTACGTCCACGATCCGCGCGACGCCGAGAACGTCGACATCGACGCGATCAACAACGGCTTCCACTACGGCCTCACCTCCGTATTCGCCACCGCCGTCCCCCTCCCCTCCGATGAGGCCGAGCGCTCCGCCCTCGTCGCCGACACCCTGGCGGCGATCGAGGTCGAGGGCGTCGAGCTGCGCGGGACCTATGACATCGCGGGCTTCCGCGCCGACGCCGACCTCCTCGTGTGGTGGCTCTCGGACGATCCGGCGGCGATCCAGAAGGCCTACCGGGCGTTGCTCGCCTCGCCGCTGGGCGACTACCTCGACCCGATCTGGTCCGTCATGGGCCAGCACACGCCCGCGGAGTTCAACCGCGGCCACGTCCCCGCCTGCTTCGCGGGAGTCGCGCCCCGCGACTGGATCACCGTCTACCCCTTCGTCCGCTCCTACGACTGGTACCTCCTGCCCGCCGAGGAGCGCTCGCGGATCATGTCCGAGCACGGCCGCAACGGCTTCTCCCAGTACCCCGATGTCAAGGGCTCGACCCTGTCGAGCTTCGGCATGAGCGACTACGAGTGGATCCTCGCCTTCGAGGCCGATTCCCTCGACAGGCTCGAGGGCGTTCTGCACGCACAGCGCTACACGGAGGCGCGCCTCCACGTCCGCGTCGACACCCCCTTCTTCACGGGGCGCCGCGTGCCGCTCGCCGAGTGGGCGTCCGTCCAGCCCCTCGCCTGA
- a CDS encoding ferrochelatase, with protein MNPAHPYDALLLVSYGGPNGPEDVLPFMRNATRGKGIPDERLLEVSGHYARFGGVSPINACNERLIEALRAELAARGAELPVVLGNRNWHPFISEALAELVASGAKRILMLPTSAYASYSGCRQYREDVAAALAGLGEDADGVTVDKTRTFYDSPGFLQAQVDRIATAYRRLEEQGRKAEETRLLLVTHSIPVAMQEGSGDPERPGSDYIAQHLALAEVLVPRVEDALGVERGIIRAELAYCSRSGPPQARWLEPDVNDRLAELKDEGVASVCCAPIGFVSDHMEVVYDLDTEAAETAEGLGIDYVRAGTAGTHPALIASLVDLVCERAARARGEDPERPCALESGPWHEECGPHSCRMIAGLDTGIPVVAGPAAPKNGEPPPRHPHRAREAQR; from the coding sequence ATGAATCCCGCGCACCCCTACGACGCCCTCCTCCTCGTCTCCTACGGCGGCCCCAACGGCCCCGAGGACGTCCTGCCCTTCATGCGCAACGCGACCCGCGGCAAGGGCATCCCCGACGAGCGCCTCCTCGAAGTGTCCGGGCACTACGCCCGCTTCGGCGGCGTCAGCCCGATCAACGCCTGCAACGAACGCCTGATTGAGGCCCTCCGCGCAGAACTCGCAGCCCGCGGGGCCGAACTCCCCGTCGTCCTGGGCAACCGGAACTGGCACCCCTTCATCTCCGAAGCGCTCGCCGAGCTCGTCGCCTCGGGCGCGAAGCGGATCCTCATGCTCCCCACCTCCGCCTACGCCTCCTACTCGGGATGCCGCCAGTACCGTGAAGACGTCGCAGCGGCTCTCGCCGGCCTCGGTGAGGACGCGGACGGCGTCACGGTCGATAAGACCCGGACCTTCTACGATTCTCCGGGCTTTCTTCAGGCCCAGGTCGACAGGATCGCAACCGCCTACAGGCGACTCGAAGAACAAGGTCGCAAAGCGGAAGAGACCCGCCTCCTCCTCGTCACCCACTCCATCCCCGTCGCCATGCAAGAAGGGTCGGGCGACCCTGAAAGGCCCGGATCCGACTACATCGCCCAGCACCTCGCCCTCGCCGAAGTCCTCGTCCCCCGCGTCGAAGACGCCCTCGGAGTCGAGCGCGGAATCATCCGTGCAGAACTGGCCTACTGCTCGCGCTCGGGCCCGCCGCAGGCGCGCTGGCTCGAACCCGACGTGAACGATCGGCTCGCCGAACTGAAAGACGAGGGAGTGGCCTCCGTGTGCTGCGCCCCCATCGGATTCGTCTCCGACCACATGGAAGTCGTCTACGACCTCGACACCGAGGCCGCTGAAACGGCGGAAGGCCTCGGCATCGACTACGTGAGAGCCGGAACCGCGGGGACGCACCCGGCCCTCATCGCCTCCCTCGTCGACCTCGTGTGCGAAAGGGCCGCGAGGGCCAGGGGCGAAGACCCCGAACGCCCTTGCGCCCTCGAATCCGGGCCCTGGCACGAAGAATGCGGTCCCCACTCATGCCGGATGATCGCGGGCCTTGACACGGGGATCCCCGTCGTCGCAGGTCCCGCCGCGCCGAAGAACGGGGAGCCGCCCCCGCGTCATCCGCACCGCGCCCGCGAGGCGCAGCGCTGA
- a CDS encoding glutamyl-tRNA reductase, with amino-acid sequence MGIHLLSASHSNRGLNDVAAASVAVPAILDAHLAEGALDGAILLSTCNRVEILVDSESFPAALADDLPGVRALSGVDAAEHLFRVACGLDSMVVGEREIVGQVRRAADEAGRKGRLTPSLSRLVQSASAVSRRVAAATGLAGRGRSIVEVALAIAEESLGPLRGLSAVLIGTGSYAGASVAALRDRGVADIRVHSASGRAEAFSEGHGTRPVGAHELPEALIGADLVLACRGNGQPVLSAADLDEAMSARRGRRLVILDLALRPDVAPAETLPEGIRRIDLDAVAKRLPEVERAELEAAERIVARAVRDFAHESEGHGVDAAVVELRARVDAVLEEETAALAHLAPAERERAARALRHFAARLLDVPCRRARAAVADGNAAGYLEGIDLVLGIGGNGR; translated from the coding sequence ATGGGAATTCACCTCCTTTCTGCGAGTCATTCGAATCGCGGCCTCAACGACGTCGCTGCGGCCTCCGTCGCCGTACCCGCGATCCTCGACGCGCATCTCGCCGAAGGGGCCCTCGACGGGGCGATCCTCCTGTCGACCTGCAACCGCGTCGAAATCCTCGTCGATTCCGAATCCTTCCCCGCCGCCCTCGCCGATGACCTTCCGGGCGTGCGCGCCCTCAGCGGCGTCGACGCCGCCGAACACCTCTTCCGCGTCGCCTGCGGACTCGACTCGATGGTCGTCGGCGAACGCGAGATCGTCGGCCAAGTGCGCAGGGCCGCCGACGAGGCGGGGCGGAAAGGGCGCCTCACGCCCTCCCTCTCGCGGCTCGTGCAATCCGCCTCCGCCGTCTCGCGCAGAGTCGCCGCCGCGACCGGCCTGGCCGGCAGGGGCCGCTCGATCGTCGAGGTCGCCCTCGCCATCGCCGAGGAGTCCCTCGGCCCGCTGCGCGGACTGAGCGCCGTCCTCATCGGCACGGGCTCATACGCGGGCGCATCCGTCGCGGCCCTGCGCGACCGCGGGGTCGCCGACATCCGCGTCCACTCCGCCTCCGGACGCGCCGAAGCATTCTCCGAGGGCCACGGCACGCGGCCCGTCGGCGCTCACGAGCTGCCGGAGGCCCTCATCGGAGCCGACCTCGTCCTCGCCTGCCGGGGCAACGGACAGCCCGTGCTCTCCGCTGCGGACCTCGACGAAGCCATGAGCGCCCGGCGGGGGCGTCGGCTCGTCATCCTCGACCTCGCCCTGCGCCCCGACGTCGCACCCGCTGAAACCCTCCCCGAAGGGATCCGCCGCATCGACCTCGACGCCGTCGCGAAGCGCCTTCCCGAGGTCGAACGCGCCGAGCTCGAGGCCGCGGAGCGGATCGTGGCGCGCGCGGTGCGCGACTTCGCCCACGAATCCGAAGGGCACGGCGTCGACGCGGCCGTCGTGGAACTGCGCGCCCGGGTCGACGCCGTCCTCGAAGAGGAGACCGCCGCCCTCGCCCACCTCGCGCCCGCGGAACGCGAACGCGCCGCCCGAGCCCTCCGCCACTTCGCCGCCCGCCTCCTCGACGTCCCCTGCCGCCGGGCCCGCGCAGCCGTCGCCGACGGCAACGCCGCGGGCTACCTCGAAGGAATCGACCTCGTCCTCGGAATCGGAGGGAACGGACGATGA
- the hemE gene encoding uroporphyrinogen decarboxylase — translation MASSTRSTRGEALLGSPFLRALRGERPEVTPVWFMRQAGRSLPEYRELRARSGAPMLQACLDPGLVAEATLQPVRRHGVDAAVFYSDIMVPLLLAGVDVEIASGIGPVIDRPIRTRSDVERLIDPGARLDARPGLEAIREAVALTVEKLGSTPLIAFGGAPFTLACYLIDGGPSRDRLEARRFMRSDPRSWELLLDWCARVTGGFIAEQVAAGASAAQLFDSWVGVLSERDYRESALPHSALALDIARSAISPSTGARAPLIHFGTGTPHLLRAMREAGADAIGVDERIGLDEANTLLGGALPLQGNLDPACLAAPREIRERAVDEVLRRGLHAPAHVFNLAHGVPADTDPEVLTRIVEQVHSR, via the coding sequence ATGGCTTCGAGCACACGGTCGACGCGGGGCGAGGCCCTCCTCGGCTCCCCCTTCCTGCGCGCCCTGCGGGGCGAGCGCCCTGAGGTCACCCCCGTCTGGTTCATGCGCCAGGCCGGCCGCTCCCTGCCCGAGTACCGGGAGCTCCGGGCGCGCTCGGGGGCGCCGATGCTCCAGGCCTGCCTCGATCCCGGGCTCGTCGCCGAGGCGACCCTCCAGCCCGTGAGGCGCCACGGCGTCGACGCCGCGGTCTTCTACTCCGACATCATGGTCCCCCTGCTCCTCGCGGGGGTCGATGTCGAGATCGCCTCCGGGATCGGCCCGGTCATCGACCGTCCGATCCGCACCCGCTCCGACGTCGAGCGCCTCATCGATCCGGGCGCCCGCCTCGACGCCCGCCCCGGCCTGGAGGCGATCCGCGAGGCCGTCGCCCTGACGGTCGAAAAGCTCGGGAGCACTCCGCTCATCGCCTTCGGCGGGGCGCCCTTCACCCTCGCCTGCTACCTCATCGACGGCGGCCCCTCCCGGGACCGCCTCGAAGCGCGCCGGTTCATGCGCTCCGACCCCCGGTCATGGGAGCTGCTCCTCGACTGGTGCGCGCGCGTCACCGGCGGATTCATCGCCGAACAGGTGGCGGCGGGCGCCTCGGCCGCACAGCTCTTCGACTCCTGGGTCGGCGTCCTCTCCGAACGCGACTACCGGGAATCGGCGCTCCCCCACTCCGCCCTCGCCCTCGACATCGCCCGCTCTGCGATCAGCCCCTCCACCGGCGCGCGCGCGCCGCTCATCCACTTCGGGACGGGCACGCCCCACCTGCTGCGCGCGATGCGCGAGGCGGGGGCCGACGCGATCGGCGTGGACGAGCGGATCGGCCTCGATGAGGCGAACACCCTGCTCGGCGGCGCACTCCCCCTTCAGGGCAACCTCGACCCGGCCTGTCTGGCCGCACCTCGCGAGATCCGCGAGCGCGCGGTCGACGAGGTCCTGCGACGCGGTCTTCACGCGCCCGCCCACGTCTTCAATCTCGCGCACGGCGTTCCCGCCGACACGGACCCCGAGGTCCTCACGCGGATCGTCGAGCAGGTGCACTCCCGATGA